A genomic stretch from Mycobacterium malmoense includes:
- a CDS encoding ABC transporter ATP-binding protein, with amino-acid sequence MTRDDVIIRLEHVSKSFSKPDGGTLLVLDDINLDIRAGEVVALLGRSGCGKSTLLRVIAGLIVPTSGVARYNGAELTGANPGTAMVFQNFALMPWLTVQKNVELGLAARKTAPAERSKRAMEAIDLIGLDGFESAYPKELSGGMRQRVGFARALVLQPDLLLMDEPFSALDVLTAENLRNELMTLWTGQDFPTKAICLVTHNIEEAILLADRVIVLNSNPGRILAEFPIELERPRDRRSASFEALVDKVYELLTGTGPATALADPGTATPTSHPLPRATVGGLAGLVEIVYGKGGRVEIPDLAADLSIAAEDLLPLVDAAALLDFVRVDGANLELTSTGKDFTTADIQTSKQIFAQQALTRAPLVRTICHALHDCPDGSLRAAFFLDLLQQAFNTRDAQRQLDTAIGWGRYAELFDYNTHTDQITPDPDATLVAPTHS; translated from the coding sequence ATGACTCGCGACGACGTGATCATCCGCCTTGAGCACGTCAGCAAGAGCTTCAGCAAGCCCGACGGTGGCACCTTGCTGGTCCTCGACGACATCAACCTCGACATCCGTGCCGGCGAGGTCGTCGCGCTGCTCGGTCGTTCCGGGTGCGGCAAGTCGACGCTGCTGCGCGTCATCGCGGGTCTGATCGTCCCGACCAGCGGCGTGGCGCGCTACAACGGGGCCGAACTGACCGGCGCCAACCCCGGCACCGCGATGGTGTTCCAAAATTTCGCCCTGATGCCCTGGCTGACCGTGCAAAAAAATGTCGAACTCGGGCTGGCGGCGCGCAAAACCGCGCCGGCCGAACGCAGTAAGCGCGCCATGGAGGCCATCGATTTGATCGGCCTGGACGGTTTCGAATCGGCCTACCCCAAAGAACTATCCGGCGGGATGCGCCAACGCGTCGGATTCGCCCGTGCGTTGGTACTACAGCCCGATCTGCTGCTGATGGACGAACCGTTCTCCGCGCTCGACGTCCTCACCGCCGAAAACCTGCGCAACGAGCTCATGACCCTGTGGACCGGTCAGGACTTCCCGACCAAGGCCATCTGCCTGGTGACGCACAACATCGAAGAAGCGATCCTGCTGGCCGACCGCGTCATCGTGCTGAACAGCAACCCCGGCCGCATCCTGGCCGAGTTTCCCATCGAGCTGGAGCGTCCGCGCGACCGCCGTTCCGCATCGTTTGAGGCACTCGTCGACAAGGTCTATGAACTGCTGACCGGCACCGGACCGGCCACCGCGCTGGCCGATCCCGGCACCGCCACGCCCACCAGCCACCCGCTACCCCGCGCCACCGTCGGCGGGCTGGCCGGGCTGGTCGAAATCGTCTACGGCAAGGGTGGGCGCGTCGAGATCCCCGACCTCGCCGCAGACCTGAGCATCGCCGCCGAAGACCTGTTGCCGCTCGTGGACGCCGCGGCGCTGCTTGACTTCGTCCGCGTCGACGGTGCCAACCTCGAATTGACCTCCACCGGCAAGGATTTCACCACCGCCGACATCCAAACCAGCAAGCAGATCTTCGCCCAACAAGCACTCACCCGCGCACCGTTGGTGCGCACCATCTGCCATGCCCTGCACGACTGCCCCGACGGCAGCCTGCGCGCCGCATTCTTCCTCGACCTACTTCAGCAAGCGTTCAACACCCGGGACGCCCAGCGGCAACTCGACACCGCCATCGGATGGGGCCGCTACGCCGAACTCTTCGACTACAACACCCACACCGATCAAATCACCCCCGACCCCGACGCCACGCTCGTGGCACCCACGCATTCCTGA
- a CDS encoding arylsulfatase, giving the protein MSEEHALVIVAGYQDLDSARRDFETLTEETKARRVSLRGAVLVGKDADGNPVLVDTGNRLGRRGAAWGAGAGLAVGLFSPALLAAACGAAAGAAAGALAGTFANHRIKSGLADKIGQALAAGSAVVIAITPSQGRLAVERALAGSPMKSVAELSRSTLRSLGAALEEAMGKFNPDRTRLPLPQRGFGGTVGRTMADSVGDWTIVPGPKAPDGAPNVLIVLIDDAGFGGPDTFGGAIRTPALTRVARNGLTYNRFHVTAVCSPTRAALLTGRNHHRVGFGSVCEFPGPFPGYSTVKPRSCASLPRILRDNGYVTGGFGKWHLTPDNVQGAAGPFDNWPLGWGFDHFWGFLTGAAGQYDPIITQDNTVVGVPQGKDGEPYYFPDDLTDKAVEWLHGVRAQDTEKPWMMYYSTGATHAPHHVFKEWADKYRGQFDEGWDVYRRKTLERQKKLGIVPADTELTERPDLFPAWDGLSDNEKRLYARQMEVFAGFSENADWNVGRLLDAIDDLGESENTLVFYIWGDNGASMEGTITGSFNEMTFLNGLLLDADQQLELIEQYGGVEALGDEFTAPHFASGWAHANNTPFQWGKQMASHLGGTRDPMVIAWPSRIRPDGQVRSQFAHCVDIAPTVLEAIGLPEPTHVDGFDQEPMDGTSFAHTFGDAAAEERHTVQYFENFGSRAIYRDGWWACVRLDKAPWDLSPETLQRFAPGNYDPDADVWELYYLPDDFSQARNLAAEHPDKLAELTRLWWAEAERNRVLPLLGGIAVMFGSLPPLPTTTRFAFKGDVQNIQRGMVPRILGRSYAIEARLVIPDGGAQGVIVANGDFIGGFALWVDEGQRLHHTYSYLGVDTYKQVSTEPIPTGEVTVRMLFESDQPVPGSGGRVTLWADDRLIGAGEMAKTVPLAFTSYAGMDISRDNGLVVDRDYEDRAPYAFTGTVREVIFDLKPVHHEAEKTLHEHAAAQAVGRGAAG; this is encoded by the coding sequence ATGAGCGAAGAACACGCGCTGGTCATCGTTGCCGGCTATCAGGATCTCGATTCGGCCCGCCGGGACTTCGAAACCCTCACCGAGGAAACCAAAGCCAGGCGCGTCTCGCTGCGGGGCGCGGTGCTGGTCGGCAAGGACGCCGACGGCAATCCCGTGCTGGTCGATACCGGCAACCGGCTGGGCCGGCGAGGCGCCGCGTGGGGGGCCGGCGCGGGCCTGGCGGTCGGCCTGTTCTCACCGGCGCTGCTGGCCGCGGCTTGCGGGGCGGCGGCGGGTGCGGCCGCCGGAGCGTTGGCGGGCACGTTCGCCAACCATCGGATCAAGAGCGGACTGGCCGACAAGATCGGGCAGGCGCTGGCCGCGGGCAGCGCCGTGGTCATCGCCATCACTCCATCGCAGGGGCGGCTGGCCGTGGAGCGGGCCTTGGCCGGCTCGCCGATGAAATCGGTTGCGGAGCTTAGCCGTTCGACGTTGCGGAGCCTGGGCGCGGCGCTCGAGGAGGCGATGGGCAAGTTCAATCCCGACCGCACCCGGCTGCCGCTGCCGCAGCGCGGCTTCGGCGGCACCGTCGGCCGGACCATGGCGGATTCGGTGGGCGACTGGACGATCGTTCCCGGGCCCAAGGCGCCCGACGGCGCACCCAACGTGCTGATCGTGCTCATCGACGACGCCGGGTTCGGCGGCCCGGACACCTTCGGCGGCGCCATCCGAACCCCGGCGCTGACCCGGGTGGCGCGAAACGGGTTGACCTACAACCGCTTCCACGTCACCGCGGTGTGCTCGCCGACCCGGGCGGCGCTGCTGACCGGGCGCAACCACCACCGGGTCGGCTTCGGATCGGTCTGCGAGTTCCCGGGACCATTCCCCGGCTACTCGACGGTCAAGCCCCGCAGCTGCGCCTCGCTGCCCCGCATCCTGCGCGACAACGGTTATGTGACTGGCGGTTTCGGCAAGTGGCACCTGACCCCGGACAACGTCCAGGGTGCGGCCGGGCCGTTCGACAACTGGCCGCTGGGTTGGGGATTCGACCATTTCTGGGGGTTTCTGACCGGCGCCGCGGGCCAGTACGACCCGATCATCACCCAGGACAACACCGTCGTAGGCGTTCCGCAGGGTAAGGACGGCGAGCCCTACTATTTCCCCGACGACCTCACCGACAAGGCCGTCGAATGGCTGCACGGCGTGCGGGCCCAGGACACCGAGAAGCCGTGGATGATGTACTACTCGACCGGCGCCACCCACGCGCCGCACCACGTGTTCAAAGAATGGGCCGACAAGTATCGTGGCCAGTTCGACGAGGGCTGGGATGTCTACCGGCGCAAAACGCTCGAACGGCAGAAGAAGCTGGGGATCGTGCCGGCCGACACCGAGCTCACCGAGCGGCCCGACCTGTTCCCGGCGTGGGACGGCCTGTCGGACAACGAGAAAAGGCTCTACGCCCGGCAGATGGAGGTGTTCGCGGGGTTCTCCGAAAACGCCGACTGGAACGTCGGGCGGCTGCTCGACGCGATCGACGACCTCGGCGAATCCGAGAACACGCTGGTCTTCTACATCTGGGGCGACAACGGCGCCAGCATGGAGGGCACGATCACCGGTTCGTTCAACGAGATGACGTTCCTGAACGGCCTGCTCCTCGACGCCGACCAGCAGCTGGAGCTGATCGAACAATACGGTGGGGTGGAGGCGCTCGGCGACGAGTTCACCGCGCCGCATTTCGCGAGCGGGTGGGCGCACGCCAACAACACCCCGTTCCAGTGGGGCAAGCAGATGGCCAGCCACCTGGGCGGCACCCGCGACCCGATGGTGATCGCCTGGCCCAGCCGGATCCGGCCCGACGGCCAGGTGCGTTCCCAGTTCGCCCACTGCGTCGACATCGCGCCAACCGTGTTGGAGGCCATCGGTTTACCCGAACCGACCCACGTCGACGGCTTCGATCAGGAACCCATGGACGGGACCAGTTTCGCCCACACCTTCGGTGACGCCGCGGCCGAGGAGCGCCACACGGTGCAGTACTTCGAAAACTTCGGCAGCCGCGCCATCTACCGGGACGGGTGGTGGGCCTGCGTCCGACTGGACAAGGCGCCGTGGGACTTATCGCCCGAGACGCTGCAGCGGTTCGCGCCCGGCAACTACGACCCCGACGCCGACGTCTGGGAGCTGTACTACCTACCCGACGACTTCTCCCAGGCGCGCAACCTGGCGGCCGAACATCCCGACAAGCTGGCCGAGCTCACCCGGCTGTGGTGGGCCGAAGCCGAACGCAACCGGGTGCTGCCGCTGCTGGGCGGGATCGCGGTCATGTTCGGCAGCCTGCCGCCGCTGCCCACCACCACCCGGTTCGCCTTCAAGGGCGACGTGCAAAACATCCAGCGCGGCATGGTCCCGCGCATCCTCGGCCGCTCGTACGCCATCGAGGCCCGGCTGGTGATTCCTGACGGCGGCGCGCAGGGCGTGATCGTCGCCAACGGCGACTTCATCGGTGGGTTCGCCCTGTGGGTCGACGAGGGGCAACGACTGCACCACACCTACTCCTATCTCGGCGTGGACACCTACAAGCAGGTGTCCACCGAGCCGATCCCGACCGGCGAGGTCACGGTGCGGATGCTGTTCGAATCCGATCAGCCGGTCCCCGGCTCGGGCGGCCGGGTGACGTTGTGGGCCGACGACCGGCTGATCGGTGCGGGCGAGATGGCCAAAACGGTGCCGCTGGCCTTCACGTCCTACGCGGGTATGGACATCAGCCGCGACAACGGCCTGGTCGTCGACCGCGACTACGAGGACAGGGCTCCCTACGCGTTCACCGGGACCGTCCGGGAGGTGATCTTCGACCTCAAGCCCGTCCATCACGAGGCCGAGAAGACGTTGCACGAGCACGCGGCCGCTCAGGCCGTCGGGCGGGGTGCCGCGGGCTGA
- a CDS encoding extracellular catalytic domain type 1 short-chain-length polyhydroxyalkanoate depolymerase, protein MPYARRVSLAVLAVCAVFAAGCGMRHVSAASARDLAGTFRSGGMDRTYTLHLPPGEPVGMVISLHGGGGTGTGQQGLTDFDAVADANNLLVVYPDGYDKSWADGRGASPADRRRVDDVGFLVGLAAKLQDDYNIAAGHVFATGMSNGGFMSNRLACDRADVFAAIAPVAGTLGAGVACRPSRPVSVLEAHGTADPLVPFNGGTVRGRGGVSHSISVMSMVDKWRSVDGCQGDPSAQVLPDVGDGTVVHRFDSTACAASTEVVCYQIDNGGHTWPGGKQYLPRAIVGRTSRALNASEVIAQFFLAHVRNQT, encoded by the coding sequence ATGCCGTACGCGCGCCGGGTGTCGCTTGCCGTTTTGGCGGTATGCGCGGTATTCGCGGCCGGCTGTGGAATGCGGCATGTGTCGGCGGCCAGCGCCCGGGATTTGGCCGGTACGTTCCGTTCCGGCGGCATGGACCGGACCTACACGCTGCACCTGCCGCCCGGGGAGCCCGTCGGCATGGTGATCAGCCTGCACGGCGGCGGCGGCACCGGAACCGGGCAGCAGGGTCTGACCGACTTCGACGCCGTTGCCGACGCCAACAACCTGCTGGTGGTCTATCCCGACGGTTACGACAAGAGCTGGGCCGACGGCCGGGGGGCGTCGCCGGCGGATCGCCGCCGTGTCGACGATGTCGGGTTCCTGGTTGGGCTGGCGGCCAAGCTGCAGGACGACTACAACATCGCCGCCGGGCACGTCTTCGCCACCGGCATGTCCAACGGGGGTTTCATGTCCAACAGGCTGGCCTGCGACCGCGCCGACGTCTTCGCCGCGATCGCGCCCGTCGCGGGCACGCTGGGCGCCGGCGTGGCCTGCCGTCCGTCGCGCCCGGTGTCGGTCCTGGAGGCGCACGGGACCGCCGATCCGCTGGTGCCGTTCAACGGCGGCACCGTGCGCGGTCGCGGCGGGGTCAGCCACTCCATCTCGGTCATGAGCATGGTGGACAAGTGGCGCTCGGTCGACGGCTGCCAAGGCGATCCGTCGGCGCAGGTGTTACCCGACGTCGGGGACGGCACCGTCGTTCACCGCTTCGATTCCACGGCGTGCGCGGCGTCCACCGAGGTGGTCTGCTACCAGATCGACAACGGCGGGCACACCTGGCCGGGGGGTAAGCAGTATCTGCCGCGGGCGATCGTCGGGCGCACCTCGCGTGCGCTGAACGCCTCGGAGGTCATCGCGCAGTTTTTCCTGGCGCACGTCCGGAACCAGACCTGA
- a CDS encoding ABC transporter permease, producing MTLVGTFPSRGVAARPARNWAADVVVFVGAAVLLWLVARLGRGTAVPWTVPSAPSSVSTDPSHLPYYAARSLLRMFAALGLSLVFTFSYATAAARSRRAEKVLIPLLDILQSVPILGFLAITITGFIALFPGSLLGLECASIFAIFTSQAWNMTFAFYQSLIAQPRDLDEASRLLRLSRWQRFWRVDLPGGMIPLVWNGMMSFGGGWFFLTASEALSVNNHKFALPGIGAYVASASDEGNLTRVLLAIAVMITVIIGVNALFWRPLTAWAERFRIEESEATEAPRSLTLEVLRRSRVPGLVGHPLGRLIYPADRVMAVFGTTGRPLKTSIARRRVGDAVFGLALFVALGYGAFRVIEYVAHSVGFAEAGHAALLGLATFARVVVVVVFSTLIWVPIGVWIGLNPKVTRLAQPVVQVLASFPANFLFPLFTALLLATGISINWGGILLMALGTQWYILFNVIAGASAIPNELRDAAASLRLPTALRWRTLILPGIFGSYVTGGITAAGGAWNASIVAEVAQYHSTTLSAVGLGAYITRATAVGDAPRLLVGVIAMSFYVVTMNIVLWQRLYRLSERRFSLS from the coding sequence ATGACATTGGTTGGCACTTTTCCCAGCCGGGGTGTGGCGGCGCGCCCGGCACGCAACTGGGCCGCTGATGTCGTGGTATTCGTCGGCGCCGCGGTGCTGCTGTGGCTGGTGGCGCGCCTCGGCCGCGGGACGGCCGTGCCGTGGACGGTGCCCAGCGCGCCCTCGTCGGTGTCCACCGACCCTAGTCACTTGCCGTATTACGCCGCCCGATCGCTGTTGCGGATGTTCGCCGCGCTGGGCTTGTCGCTGGTGTTCACGTTCTCCTACGCCACCGCGGCGGCGCGGTCACGCCGGGCCGAAAAAGTGCTCATCCCGCTGCTGGACATCTTGCAATCCGTGCCAATCCTGGGCTTCCTCGCGATCACCATCACCGGGTTCATCGCGTTGTTTCCCGGCTCACTGCTGGGCCTGGAATGCGCGTCGATATTCGCGATCTTCACCTCGCAGGCGTGGAACATGACATTCGCGTTCTATCAATCCCTGATCGCCCAACCCCGCGATCTCGACGAGGCGTCCCGGCTGTTGCGGCTGTCGCGGTGGCAGCGGTTCTGGCGCGTCGACCTGCCCGGCGGGATGATCCCCCTGGTCTGGAACGGCATGATGAGCTTCGGCGGGGGCTGGTTTTTCCTCACCGCGTCGGAAGCGTTGAGCGTCAACAATCACAAGTTCGCCCTGCCCGGGATCGGCGCCTACGTCGCGTCCGCCAGCGACGAGGGAAACCTAACCAGGGTGCTGCTGGCCATCGCGGTCATGATCACGGTGATCATCGGGGTCAACGCATTGTTTTGGCGGCCGCTGACGGCGTGGGCCGAGCGGTTCCGCATCGAGGAATCCGAGGCCACCGAGGCGCCGCGCAGCCTGACGCTGGAGGTGCTGCGGCGCTCGCGTGTCCCCGGCCTCGTCGGCCATCCGCTCGGGCGGCTGATCTATCCGGCGGACCGGGTGATGGCGGTGTTCGGAACGACCGGGCGTCCGTTGAAAACGTCCATCGCGCGCCGCCGCGTCGGCGACGCCGTCTTCGGTCTCGCGTTGTTCGTCGCGCTCGGCTACGGCGCGTTCCGGGTGATCGAGTACGTCGCGCACAGCGTCGGCTTCGCCGAGGCCGGCCACGCGGCGCTGCTCGGTTTGGCCACCTTCGCCCGTGTCGTGGTGGTGGTCGTGTTCTCGACCTTGATCTGGGTGCCCATCGGGGTATGGATTGGGTTGAACCCCAAGGTAACTCGGCTAGCTCAGCCGGTGGTCCAGGTGCTGGCGTCCTTCCCGGCGAACTTCTTGTTCCCGTTGTTCACCGCGCTGCTGCTGGCCACCGGCATCAGCATCAACTGGGGCGGCATCCTGCTGATGGCCCTGGGCACGCAGTGGTACATCTTGTTCAACGTCATCGCCGGGGCCAGTGCGATCCCCAACGAGCTTCGCGACGCCGCCGCCAGCTTGAGGCTGCCCACGGCGTTGAGGTGGCGCACCCTGATACTGCCGGGAATCTTCGGCAGCTACGTCACCGGCGGCATCACCGCCGCCGGGGGCGCGTGGAACGCTTCCATCGTCGCCGAGGTCGCCCAATACCACAGCACCACGTTGTCGGCTGTCGGGCTGGGCGCCTACATCACGCGCGCCACCGCGGTGGGCGACGCCCCGCGCCTGCTGGTCGGCGTGATCGCGATGAGCTTCTATGTGGTGACAATGAACATTGTGCTGTGGCAACGCCTCTACCGCCTGTCCGAGCGGCGCTTCTCCCTATCTTGA
- a CDS encoding PE family protein, translating to MVFVTTQPESLAAAARRLQQIGSTLAAQHTATTAPITGVVPAAADEVSFVTAAKFAAHAQTFQAMSAQAAAMHQMFVATLETSAGSYAATEVANAAAAR from the coding sequence ATGGTTTTTGTTACTACGCAGCCGGAATCGTTGGCCGCCGCCGCCCGCCGCTTGCAGCAGATCGGGTCGACGCTGGCCGCCCAGCACACTGCCACCACGGCGCCGATAACCGGGGTGGTGCCCGCGGCTGCCGATGAGGTGTCGTTCGTGACGGCGGCTAAGTTCGCGGCGCACGCCCAAACGTTTCAGGCGATGAGCGCACAAGCTGCCGCTATGCACCAGATGTTCGTCGCCACATTGGAGACCAGTGCCGGATCATACGCGGCTACCGAGGTAGCCAACGCAGCCGCAGCCCGCTGA
- a CDS encoding DUF732 domain-containing protein — protein sequence MTTTCTRKRSRVLLALAAGPALAVALLVPLGAAPAAHADATDDAFVAALHAHGIFHESPKSAIAAGHLVCHQLDMGKTQEQIATDVMNSSSLDGDNAGYFVAVAERAYCPQYADVPM from the coding sequence ATGACCACTACCTGTACGCGCAAACGCAGCCGGGTGCTGTTAGCGCTGGCTGCGGGCCCTGCGCTGGCGGTGGCGCTACTTGTCCCGCTGGGAGCGGCCCCGGCCGCTCACGCCGACGCCACCGACGACGCTTTCGTCGCCGCGTTGCATGCCCACGGCATCTTCCACGAGTCACCCAAATCCGCGATCGCGGCCGGTCATCTCGTTTGCCATCAGCTTGACATGGGCAAGACGCAGGAGCAGATCGCGACCGATGTGATGAACAGCAGCAGCCTGGACGGCGACAATGCCGGCTACTTCGTCGCCGTCGCCGAGCGTGCGTACTGCCCGCAGTATGCGGACGTGCCCATGTGA
- a CDS encoding PPE family protein codes for MYSGPGSGPMLAAASAWNAIAAEMRSAAASYGSVISELTSESWFGPSSMSMLAAAVPYVDWLSTTATQAEQAGGQANAAVNAYESAFAMTVPPMVVAANRAELAALVATNVFGQNTPAIAATEAQYAEMWAQDAAAMKGYASASDIASELTPINSPQSTASVGGVAEQANAVSQAAQTPAGTTQSILSSATSNAAGSSSLGSLESYLAGLFSGSDNSALGSFWNGNFFSTAVTNGALAGGPYNPEFILQTIAGFSFLMNADKAATSVAALSGAGNLSGLGSGALGSTELVGLGAAASAEMGHAHLVGAVSVPASWTSAATISPAETALPATGLGDIGSSPAGGPGGFAAPMTGTAKRLRRAIPKYGFRPVVMPRPPAAG; via the coding sequence ATGTATTCGGGCCCCGGATCGGGACCGATGCTTGCCGCCGCCTCGGCCTGGAACGCGATCGCCGCTGAAATGCGTTCAGCGGCCGCCTCTTACGGCTCCGTAATCTCCGAGCTGACCAGCGAGAGTTGGTTTGGTCCGTCGTCGATGTCGATGTTGGCGGCGGCCGTGCCGTACGTGGACTGGCTGAGCACCACCGCGACCCAGGCCGAGCAGGCCGGCGGCCAGGCCAATGCGGCAGTGAACGCCTATGAGTCAGCGTTTGCCATGACGGTGCCGCCCATGGTCGTCGCGGCCAACCGTGCTGAGCTTGCGGCGCTGGTGGCGACCAACGTTTTCGGCCAAAACACCCCGGCGATCGCGGCCACCGAGGCCCAATACGCAGAAATGTGGGCACAAGATGCCGCGGCGATGAAAGGCTACGCCAGCGCCTCGGACATTGCCTCGGAATTGACTCCAATTAACTCCCCGCAATCCACCGCCAGCGTCGGCGGAGTGGCAGAGCAAGCCAATGCTGTTTCCCAGGCGGCCCAAACGCCGGCGGGAACTACGCAGTCGATACTGTCGTCGGCAACGTCGAACGCTGCTGGCTCGTCGTCTCTCGGATCGCTCGAGTCGTACCTGGCAGGCTTGTTCAGCGGCTCAGACAATTCGGCGCTGGGGAGCTTCTGGAATGGCAACTTTTTCAGCACCGCGGTCACCAACGGAGCCCTTGCTGGCGGCCCGTACAACCCGGAGTTCATCCTGCAAACCATCGCCGGTTTCAGCTTTCTGATGAATGCCGACAAGGCAGCGACGAGCGTTGCGGCGCTATCGGGTGCGGGGAACTTGTCAGGTCTGGGATCCGGTGCGCTCGGGTCAACAGAACTCGTCGGCCTGGGTGCCGCCGCGTCGGCCGAGATGGGCCATGCGCACCTGGTAGGGGCGGTGTCGGTGCCAGCCAGCTGGACGTCTGCAGCGACGATCAGTCCAGCCGAAACGGCGTTGCCAGCCACCGGCCTCGGCGACATTGGGTCGAGCCCGGCAGGAGGGCCGGGAGGGTTTGCGGCGCCCATGACAGGTACGGCCAAGCGGCTGCGCAGGGCCATTCCCAAATACGGGTTCCGTCCTGTCGTGATGCCACGTCCGCCGGCCGCCGGATAA
- a CDS encoding PPE family protein, with product MIDFAALPPEINSARMYSGPGSGPMLAAASAWNSMAAEMRSTATSYASVVSELTGESWFGPSSTLMAAAVAPYLEWLSATATQAEQAGGQANAASAAYESAFAMTVPPAVVAANRAQLSNLVATNLFGQNTAAIAATEAEYAEMWAQDAAAMNAYASASITATQFTPFTAPQSSTNTGGVADQANAVAQATTTSTASTSSATSASASLSDLAAWLGIAPNTNTSTTGLAGVMNFLDGQNGSMVGSFLNNASVANFSNAFTTSGLMNPTSMIDSATVYSFLDAPADSAVSAASAGLSGVETAGSASLPGLAAAQIGQANLVGALSVPPGWGASGAAITPAALPTTQIGAGAYQGMSATPMVMEDVGPVGMPGVPLGGMADADDEFGGVPIYGFRPRVLGRPPAAG from the coding sequence ATGATCGATTTTGCCGCGTTACCGCCGGAAATTAACTCGGCCAGAATGTATTCGGGCCCCGGATCGGGACCGATGCTTGCCGCCGCCTCGGCCTGGAACTCTATGGCCGCCGAAATGCGCTCCACGGCCACCTCTTACGCCTCGGTGGTTTCGGAGCTTACCGGCGAGAGCTGGTTTGGGCCGTCGTCGACGCTGATGGCAGCCGCCGTCGCACCGTACCTCGAGTGGCTAAGCGCCACCGCCACCCAGGCCGAGCAGGCCGGCGGCCAGGCCAACGCCGCCTCGGCCGCCTATGAGTCAGCGTTTGCCATGACGGTGCCGCCCGCGGTCGTCGCGGCCAACCGCGCTCAACTGTCGAACCTGGTGGCGACCAACCTTTTCGGACAAAACACCGCGGCGATCGCGGCCACGGAGGCCGAATACGCCGAAATGTGGGCGCAAGACGCCGCGGCGATGAACGCCTACGCGAGCGCCTCGATCACGGCGACACAATTTACGCCGTTCACCGCGCCCCAGTCCAGCACCAACACCGGCGGAGTAGCCGACCAGGCCAACGCGGTTGCCCAAGCCACTACCACCTCGACCGCATCGACCAGCTCGGCCACCAGCGCGTCCGCGTCGCTTTCCGACCTGGCCGCTTGGCTGGGGATCGCGCCCAACACGAATACCTCCACCACCGGGCTCGCCGGAGTGATGAACTTCCTGGATGGGCAGAACGGATCGATGGTTGGAAGCTTCCTCAACAACGCCTCGGTCGCCAACTTCTCCAACGCATTCACCACCAGCGGGCTGATGAACCCGACTTCAATGATCGATAGCGCTACGGTGTATAGCTTCCTGGACGCCCCGGCGGACAGCGCGGTAAGCGCGGCGTCGGCCGGCCTTAGTGGGGTCGAGACGGCGGGATCGGCCAGCTTGCCGGGCCTTGCCGCGGCGCAGATTGGGCAGGCAAACCTCGTCGGTGCCTTATCCGTGCCTCCAGGCTGGGGCGCGAGCGGGGCGGCGATCACCCCCGCCGCTCTGCCAACGACCCAGATCGGGGCAGGCGCGTACCAGGGCATGAGCGCCACCCCGATGGTGATGGAGGACGTGGGGCCGGTGGGCATGCCCGGCGTGCCATTGGGCGGTATGGCGGATGCTGACGACGAGTTCGGAGGCGTTCCGATATACGGGTTTCGCCCGCGCGTACTGGGACGTCCGCCGGCGGCTGGTTAA
- a CDS encoding DUF732 domain-containing protein, which produces MTSTRLRVPRPSLLLWAAGLALLAELGYPAAIAPIAHADATDDAFLAALKAKGIHFGSPEKALIAAHEVCDELSNGRTPVQVASTVQSNSNLDGYHAGYFVGASIRAYCRQFVS; this is translated from the coding sequence ATGACGAGCACCCGTCTACGCGTGCCCCGTCCCTCGCTGCTGCTGTGGGCCGCCGGGCTTGCGCTGCTGGCCGAGCTTGGCTACCCGGCGGCGATAGCCCCGATCGCCCACGCCGACGCTACCGATGACGCCTTCCTGGCGGCGCTGAAAGCCAAGGGCATCCACTTCGGATCACCGGAGAAGGCGCTGATCGCCGCCCACGAGGTCTGCGATGAGCTCAGCAACGGCAGGACGCCGGTCCAGGTGGCATCGACCGTGCAAAGCAACAGCAACCTGGACGGCTACCACGCGGGGTACTTCGTCGGCGCCAGCATCCGTGCCTACTGCCGGCAGTTTGTTTCTTAA